The genomic stretch AAGAGccaaagagctgctgccacccaggAGCTTGGGCACATCTGGAGCTGCTCACTTGGAATATTCTCTTTGCATGCTGGGCTGTGAGGAGCAAGGAAGCCACGGAGGGCTCCTGACCAGACAGGCACCCCCAGGGGTTTTATCCAGAGCCACTCTGAGAATCCAGGCACCCACCATGCAAATGAtccaggaaaatgctgcttcaaACAACTGCACAGACAGAAACCAGGATGGGATGTGGGCAGAGcaagaaaagctgctgtttaTATTTGGATGCAAAttttcctcagcagcactggTCACCAAGCAGAGGAAGGTTTTGACTTCAGGGAAAATCTGGTAGGGACTAAAAGccttgcagaaataaaacagcctGGCTTAATGACTCCCCTCCAAGCCAGGAAAACAGTGGAGCATTAATAAAACCAGCCTGAGCGCTGAAATGCAAATGCTActccaaaaatgaaataaagagaaGGAGCCTGCTCCCAGAACaatgctggggctgcagggtgggttTGACAGGACCCCAGACCCTGCCCTGGTggggagccccaggcaggaggcTCCTGTGGCAGGGTTTAAGTTCAGCAGGTCACCAAGCCCTCCCTGCACAAAGGAACTCTGCAACCCCTTTTCctccaggcaggaaggaaggcaaagcttcccatggcagggaggggctgacatttcagagaggagcagggcccACCAGGAGGGTGCAGGGAGGTGAAGCCAGGAGAGGGTGGCAGGTGCAGCAGCCTCATCTCTCACCCCGGCTCAGGCTGTGTTTGCCTTTTTACTTTAGCCCAGATTAATCCTGCTGCACTCGCAACCCATCCAAATCCCAATCCTAGGAGGGATGTTTGTCCTTCCCTTCCTTACAGAGTACATATTTACCTTGTGCTTTCACATACCAGGGCTCAGAATCCATCCAAAATACCAAGGGGACAACTCGGCTCCCTCGAGAGCAGAAACACTCCAGCACTCCAAGCTGGGTGTCCCACAGGGCTCAGGGGGTTCAGCCACGgatttttaacaaagaaaacactGCTGACAATGCAGAAGGTGCCTGCTGAACCAGCCCAATGAAACATCcctctgctgcactgctggagccaggagtgagccaggctgggattggcaccacaggcagggactggcagctccaacagcacagctcacacCAGGGCAAGCCCCAGCAGCTGAGATCTCCTCTTTAACTCGATTAAATCTACCCAGGGAGGCCACAGAGGTATCTGAGACATCAaaaaacaggaaggaagaagcagcagagctgctggacgCAGCCTTTGCCACTCTCCTGACTTCCTGCAGCTCGAGGAGGAGCAGATGAACTGAGGAGATGGGTTTGGAAATGCTCCTGTTCACCTGATTTCCACAATCCTCacccaggcacagagctgagtACCCAAGGTCactccctcagcccctgcatgccctgcacagagcacaggaaggaGGTGCCTCTCACACTCAGCTTCCTCTGCTTTCACCActcagagagcacagcaggcaggggaaaCGAAAAGCCATATACAAACCTGCTGGGCTAgggagagagctgcaggaaccTGCTGTTCCAGCCCTTGCACCGACCCACTCCACTGCATTTTACGTTCCTGCACCTCCACAACGGAGCTCTTGCTATCAGGTGCCTCTGCATTGCAAGGGCTGAGCCCCAAATCCAGAAAATCACTTGGAAGAGCCACCCTTCCAGCTGGTGTTTCAAAAGAGAGGGGAACCTATTGGTGATGCTTTTTCTACCTTTACAAACCCTTAACAGCGGCGAAAACCACAACTCCGACTTCCCTGTGAAATCCCTTGGCCCTCCCTTGGGTTTTTACCAGCAGCTTTGGTTAGGGGAGAGTTTGGTGAtgaggacagcagggaaaatccAGGCCCTGAGCTCATGACTCAATTCTGATGCTCGAGCAGCTCCAGACAGGGGTTTGTTCACCACCTCAGCCCGCTCCTCTGAGCAGGGCGAGGCTGTGCCACCCCACCGGGGCAGCCTTACCCAGAGTTTGCCGTCCCAGTAGAAGGCTCCCAGCAGTTTGACGATGTGGGGGTGGTCACAGGTGGCCAGGATCTCAATCTCCACCATGTAATCCTCCAGCTCATCCTCACTCTTGGTCTCGATGACCTTGGCAGCCGCCAGAGCTCCTGTTTCCTTGTTCTTGGCCTGGAAGGAAAAGCCAGGGTGAGTCCAGAGAAAGTGAGGAGCACCACATTCCTGAGCTCTGGAATCTGctccctggacacctccagggatgggcactccaccCTGAAGCAGCTTTGGGCTGAGGttgatttttacatttatcACTGGTAGTCAATATAAAAAGTTGCCCTCTGCTATGTTGAAAACTCCCTTTTTATTTATGTTGATGAAAATCTCCATTTACTGagtccatttattttattttatgttgatGGCCAACTGAGCTGtcagtgtgtgctcacagcccagcaaGCCAAGCATTAGGACTGAAATTTGCACAGCAACTCAGAAATATCTGCCAcaaaatgctgtaaaatgtaGGAGGCTTTTAACACTGACAGTTCCATGGATGGTTCCTGTAAATTAAAGAGCTGCAATTCCTGCTCAGCTTGGCTGGCCCCAGCCACCACACCAGGGGGAAAACTTGCAGGGGCATTTCTGCTTCCTAAAGCTGCCCACAGAGTGGCTGGagcctccttcctccctgcaggcTCCAAAGCCCAAACCACTTCCCATCACAGGGAAACTTTTAGGAAAGGAGATGCAGCCTGTTTTTTGtagcatggggaaaaaaaaaaaaaaggaagcaaggaAACCTCAAAGTGTAGAAGCGCTCTGATGATACCAGAGGTGAATTACTAGAAATCCTGAATATGCAG from Camarhynchus parvulus chromosome 13, STF_HiC, whole genome shotgun sequence encodes the following:
- the LOC115908858 gene encoding serine/threonine-protein kinase 10-like, which gives rise to MAFANFRRILRLSAFEKRRSKEYEHVRRDLDPGEVWEVVGELGDGAFGKVYKAKNKETGALAAAKVIETKSEDELEDYMVEIEILATCDHPHIVKLLGAFYWDGKLWIMF